One window from the genome of Sphingomicrobium arenosum encodes:
- a CDS encoding response regulator: protein MKTCLIVDDSKVIRKVARHILETLEFKVEEAGDGKEALDFCQNNAMPDVVLLDWNMPVMSGMEFLKLLRQGGHANQPKVVFCTTENDMAHIRAALEAGADEYVMKPFDRETLHVKLQLVGVA from the coding sequence ATGAAGACCTGTTTGATCGTCGATGACTCCAAGGTGATCCGCAAGGTTGCGCGTCACATCCTCGAAACGCTTGAATTCAAGGTCGAGGAAGCCGGCGACGGCAAGGAAGCGCTGGACTTCTGCCAGAACAACGCGATGCCCGACGTCGTGCTGCTCGACTGGAACATGCCCGTGATGAGCGGCATGGAATTCCTCAAGCTCCTGCGCCAGGGCGGCCATGCCAATCAGCCCAAGGTCGTCTTCTGCACCACCGAGAACGACATGGCGCACATCCGCGCCGCATTGGAGGCCGGTGCCGACGAATATGTGATGAAGCCCTTCGACCGCGAGACCCTGCACGTCAAACTGCAACTCGTCGGCGTCGCCTAA
- a CDS encoding chemotaxis protein CheW, translated as MDLLLIVSIGGSRVAFDAAMVESVIELDTLSPVPRAPKHLAGLSALRSRVLTVVDCKLALDLGKTDFTPGEIHEAAVVEVDGHHYALSVDTVEDVIEARGEPNAVRAAMGDGWERVAAGMVETDEGPILLVDIAKLIAGPQSNERAAA; from the coding sequence ATGGACCTTCTCCTCATCGTCAGCATCGGCGGCAGCCGGGTGGCGTTCGACGCCGCGATGGTCGAATCGGTGATCGAGCTGGATACGCTGTCGCCCGTGCCGCGCGCGCCCAAGCATCTCGCCGGCCTGTCGGCGCTGCGCAGCCGCGTGCTCACCGTGGTCGACTGCAAGCTCGCGCTCGATCTGGGCAAGACCGACTTCACCCCCGGCGAGATCCACGAGGCCGCCGTGGTCGAAGTGGACGGCCACCATTATGCACTGAGCGTCGATACCGTCGAGGACGTCATCGAGGCGCGCGGCGAACCCAATGCGGTCCGCGCCGCCATGGGCGATGGCTGGGAGCGGGTCGCCGCCGGCATGGTCGAGACCGACGAGGGGCCGATCCTGCTCGTCGATATCGCCAAGCTGATCGCCGGACCGCAATCGAACGAACGTGCGGCTGCTTAA
- the rpoH gene encoding RNA polymerase sigma factor RpoH — MAKSAALSIPSTGGEDGLNRYLSEIKKFPILTPEDEFMLAVRWKEQGDTEAAAQLVNSHLRLVAKIAMGYRGYGLPVSELISEGNIGLMQGVKKFDPDRGFRVATYAMWWIRASIQEFILRSWSLVKMGTTAAQKKLFFNLRRMKNQIEAFDEGDLHPDDVAKIATELGVSEDDVISMNRRMARGGDSSLNAPMRAGDEDGESQWMDLLHSEEPLQDEIVADEEERQVRHELLMAAMDALNDREKHILTERRLSENPKTLEDLSQVYGVSRERIRQIEVRAFEKLQAALVKMAEEQRYLIDDAA; from the coding sequence ATGGCCAAGAGTGCGGCACTATCGATCCCCTCGACTGGCGGTGAGGACGGCCTCAACCGCTATCTGTCGGAGATCAAGAAATTCCCCATCCTCACGCCCGAGGACGAGTTCATGCTCGCGGTGCGTTGGAAGGAACAGGGCGATACCGAGGCGGCCGCGCAGCTGGTCAACTCGCACCTCAGGCTCGTCGCCAAGATCGCGATGGGCTATCGCGGCTACGGTCTGCCTGTCTCCGAGCTCATCTCCGAGGGCAATATCGGCCTCATGCAGGGAGTGAAGAAGTTCGATCCCGACCGGGGTTTCCGCGTCGCCACCTATGCGATGTGGTGGATCCGCGCCTCGATCCAGGAATTCATCCTGCGCTCGTGGAGCCTCGTGAAGATGGGGACCACCGCGGCACAGAAGAAGCTGTTCTTCAACCTGCGCCGGATGAAGAATCAGATCGAGGCTTTCGACGAGGGTGATCTTCATCCCGACGATGTCGCCAAGATCGCGACCGAACTCGGCGTGTCCGAAGACGACGTCATCTCGATGAACCGCCGCATGGCACGCGGGGGCGACAGCTCGCTCAATGCGCCGATGCGCGCCGGGGACGAAGATGGCGAATCGCAGTGGATGGACCTGCTCCATTCCGAAGAGCCGCTCCAGGACGAGATCGTCGCCGACGAGGAAGAGCGTCAGGTGCGCCACGAATTGCTGATGGCCGCGATGGACGCCCTCAATGACCGCGAGAAGCACATCCTCACCGAGCGCCGCCTGTCGGAAAATCCGAAGACGCTCGAGGATCTCAGCCAGGTCTATGGCGTCAGCCGCGAGCGCATCCGCCAGATCGAGGTCCGCGCCTTCGAGAAATTGCAGGCCGCGCTCGTCAAGATGGCCGAGGAACAGCGCTATCTGATCGACGACGCCGCCTGA
- the cheB gene encoding chemotaxis-specific protein-glutamate methyltransferase CheB: MVVDDSTVARAVLSRMIETDPQFKVVADAATAEDAIEQLKTVDCDIVLLDLEMPGAGGLEKLPEILETSRGAQVLVCSSLAEEGAEATVRALAMGASDTLPKPGTGRFGGTFTEVLLGKLRALAKSGAVPKHLARTFAPPPPVVEAGLRSDRGGEIDVLLIGASTGGIHALAAFFEALPPKIGVPICVTQHLPGAFMPVFARQLTRFANRPCHVAEQGHPLLADRIYIAPGDGHLEVRATKQGLMASINKDKQPTGCMPSVDPMFASAAEACGERACGVVLTGMGRDGTIGGQKLVACGSAIFAQDEASSAVWGMPRSIFEHGLACRLGTPGELARHVAKRVGGHG; the protein is encoded by the coding sequence ATGGTCGTCGATGACAGCACCGTCGCGCGCGCCGTCCTGTCGCGGATGATCGAGACCGATCCGCAGTTCAAGGTGGTCGCCGATGCCGCGACCGCCGAGGATGCGATCGAACAATTGAAGACCGTGGATTGCGACATCGTCCTCCTCGATCTCGAAATGCCGGGGGCAGGCGGTCTGGAAAAGCTGCCCGAGATCCTCGAGACTTCGCGCGGCGCGCAGGTCCTGGTCTGTTCCTCTCTCGCCGAGGAAGGCGCCGAGGCGACGGTCCGCGCGCTCGCCATGGGCGCTTCCGACACGCTCCCCAAACCAGGGACCGGCCGCTTCGGCGGTACGTTCACCGAGGTGCTGCTCGGCAAATTGCGCGCGCTCGCCAAGTCGGGCGCGGTTCCCAAGCATCTGGCACGCACCTTCGCCCCGCCGCCCCCGGTGGTCGAGGCGGGGTTGCGCAGCGACCGAGGCGGCGAGATCGACGTCCTGCTGATCGGCGCCTCCACCGGCGGCATTCACGCGCTGGCCGCCTTCTTCGAAGCGTTGCCGCCCAAGATCGGCGTGCCCATCTGCGTCACCCAACATTTGCCCGGCGCCTTCATGCCCGTTTTCGCGCGCCAGCTAACCCGCTTTGCCAACCGGCCCTGCCATGTCGCCGAACAGGGGCATCCGCTGCTCGCCGACCGCATTTATATCGCGCCCGGCGACGGGCATCTCGAAGTGCGCGCCACCAAGCAGGGGCTGATGGCCTCGATCAACAAGGACAAGCAGCCGACCGGCTGCATGCCTTCGGTCGACCCGATGTTCGCCTCCGCCGCCGAGGCCTGCGGCGAGCGCGCCTGCGGGGTCGTCCTCACGGGCATGGGACGGGACGGCACCATCGGCGGGCAGAAGCTCGTCGCTTGCGGCTCGGCGATCTTTGCGCAGGACGAAGCCTCCAGCGCCGTATGGGGCATGCCCCGCTCGATCTTCGAACATGGCCTCGCCTGCCGTCTCGGCACGCCGGGCGAGCTGGCGCGTCACGTCGCCAAACGCGTGGGAGGCCATGGCTGA
- a CDS encoding RluA family pseudouridine synthase: MPIALEAQHAGWRLDRAVTALAGGLSRERVKKLISQGALEGDGGAVRDPAIKVKGTERFTLTVPEPTPHHAVPQDIPLVVVHEDDHLLVVDKPAGLVVHPAAGNLDGTLVNALLHHCKGRLSGINGVARPGIVHRIDKDTSGLLVIAKTDVAHEGLAKQFAAHSIDRRYIAIASGLIMAGEGSVDAPLARSNANRKKMAVVAEGRGKRAVTHWTKLSNLKGATQVECRLETGRTHQVRVHMAHLGHPLVGDPFYGRTRKEHRELLKRLEFSRQALHAAELGFIHPASGEHLSFQSDLPPDMRELVAALHV; this comes from the coding sequence ATGCCTATCGCGCTCGAGGCGCAACATGCCGGCTGGCGGCTCGACCGGGCGGTCACCGCGCTTGCCGGCGGCCTGTCGCGCGAACGCGTAAAGAAGCTCATCAGCCAGGGCGCGCTCGAAGGCGATGGCGGCGCGGTGCGCGATCCCGCCATCAAGGTGAAGGGCACCGAGCGCTTCACCCTCACCGTGCCCGAACCGACGCCCCATCATGCGGTGCCGCAGGACATTCCGCTGGTGGTCGTCCACGAGGACGATCATCTGCTCGTCGTCGACAAGCCCGCCGGCCTCGTCGTCCACCCGGCGGCGGGCAATCTCGACGGCACGCTGGTCAATGCGCTGCTGCATCATTGCAAGGGCCGCCTGTCGGGCATCAACGGCGTAGCGCGACCCGGCATCGTCCACCGTATCGACAAGGACACCTCGGGCCTGCTCGTGATCGCCAAGACCGACGTCGCGCATGAAGGGCTCGCCAAGCAATTCGCCGCGCACAGCATCGACCGGCGCTATATCGCCATTGCCTCGGGCCTCATCATGGCCGGCGAAGGCAGCGTCGATGCCCCCCTCGCCCGTTCCAACGCCAATCGCAAGAAGATGGCGGTGGTGGCCGAGGGGCGCGGCAAGCGCGCTGTAACCCATTGGACCAAGCTTTCGAACCTTAAGGGTGCGACGCAGGTCGAATGCCGATTGGAGACGGGACGCACCCACCAGGTGCGCGTCCACATGGCGCATCTGGGTCATCCGCTCGTGGGCGATCCCTTTTACGGTCGCACGCGAAAGGAGCATCGCGAGCTGTTGAAAAGACTGGAGTTTTCGAGACAGGCGCTCCACGCCGCCGAATTGGGGTTCATCCATCCGGCATCGGGCGAGCATCTGTCGTTTCAAAGTGACCTTCCACCCGACATGAGGGAACTGGTGGCGGCACTTCACGTATAG
- a CDS encoding glutathione S-transferase family protein: MIIVHHLENSRSQRLLWLLEELGLDYEVKRYERHPKTMRAPDSLKAVHPLGKSPLIEDGGVVLAETGAIIEHLVGRHGRFGAPADPVLARHYHFYMHYAEGSLMPPLFGMLIVNRLGLLGKPAKKPVMGMLAEHFAFLDKELEQRDWFAGPDLTAADMMMSFPLEAAQARAGLGGRYPNIQRWLEACHARPAYERALARGGEYAYAG; encoded by the coding sequence ATGATCATCGTCCACCATCTCGAAAACAGCCGTTCGCAGCGCCTCCTTTGGCTTCTCGAGGAACTGGGTCTCGACTATGAAGTGAAGCGCTACGAGCGCCATCCGAAGACCATGCGTGCGCCCGACAGCCTCAAGGCCGTGCATCCCCTCGGCAAGTCACCGCTGATCGAGGACGGGGGCGTCGTGCTCGCCGAAACGGGCGCGATCATAGAGCATCTGGTTGGGCGTCACGGTCGCTTCGGCGCGCCCGCCGATCCGGTGCTGGCCCGCCATTATCACTTCTACATGCATTATGCCGAAGGCTCGCTCATGCCGCCCTTGTTCGGCATGCTCATCGTCAACCGCCTCGGCCTGCTCGGCAAACCCGCCAAGAAGCCGGTCATGGGCATGCTCGCCGAGCATTTCGCCTTCCTCGACAAGGAGCTCGAACAGCGCGACTGGTTCGCAGGGCCCGACCTCACTGCCGCCGACATGATGATGAGCTTCCCGCTCGAAGCCGCGCAGGCACGAGCGGGGCTGGGGGGGCGCTATCCCAACATCCAGCGCTGGCTCGAGGCCTGCCACGCCCGCCCGGCCTATGAACGCGCGCTCGCCCGCGGCGGCGAATATGCCTATGCCGGTTGA
- a CDS encoding TIGR01459 family HAD-type hydrolase: protein MSDDLGALPARYRTILCDVWGVIHDGARLFPGVARRFERWKGEGRTIVIVTNAPRPADRVEADLVAMGLPRASWDHLTSSGQAGIEALTHPPRKVGFAGSRYDYDDLTAHGVDIAIRGEAVEEIALTGLDEVRASVAEYEEEIGAWVEQDLLVHCLNPDRIVIHRGEEVVCAGALADEVAARGGRVQFYGKPHRPIYEHALRLAGDPDPADCVMVGDNPATDMWGACRMGMAGVLVTAGVGHAAYEWGAEFENWRPFMTVSGL from the coding sequence ATGAGCGATGATCTGGGCGCGCTTCCGGCGCGCTATCGCACTATCCTGTGCGATGTCTGGGGGGTGATCCACGACGGCGCGCGGCTGTTTCCGGGCGTCGCCCGGCGCTTCGAGCGCTGGAAAGGCGAGGGGCGGACCATCGTCATCGTCACCAACGCGCCGCGCCCGGCAGATCGCGTCGAGGCCGACCTTGTCGCCATGGGCCTGCCGCGTGCGAGTTGGGACCATCTCACCTCCTCCGGGCAGGCGGGGATCGAGGCACTGACCCATCCGCCGCGCAAGGTCGGGTTCGCGGGCAGCCGCTATGATTATGACGATCTCACCGCCCATGGTGTCGACATCGCCATTCGCGGCGAGGCCGTGGAGGAAATCGCGCTCACCGGGCTGGACGAAGTTCGCGCGTCCGTTGCAGAATATGAGGAAGAGATCGGCGCCTGGGTCGAGCAGGACCTGCTCGTCCATTGCCTCAACCCTGACCGCATCGTTATCCACCGCGGCGAAGAGGTCGTCTGCGCGGGCGCGCTCGCCGACGAGGTCGCGGCGCGGGGTGGCCGCGTGCAATTCTACGGCAAGCCCCACCGGCCGATCTACGAGCATGCGCTGCGCCTCGCGGGCGATCCCGATCCGGCGGATTGCGTGATGGTGGGCGATAATCCGGCGACCGACATGTGGGGTGCCTGTCGCATGGGAATGGCGGGAGTGCTGGTCACCGCCGGTGTCGGCCATGCGGCCTATGAATGGGGCGCCGAGTTCGAGAACTGGCGCCCCTTCATGACGGTATCGGGTCTCTAG
- a CDS encoding histidine phosphotransferase family protein — protein sequence MNETEFAALLCSRLCHDLMSPVGALNNGVELLADEHDAEMRERVIELIGESAAATANKLKFFRLAFGAAGGFGSEIDTGEAKAALAGLFGAEKRIELGWMVEEPRLPKDAVKLLLNLAMIAGDALVRGGKLDVGAERRGDEIELVIRAEGPRLIIDPNIRATLEGAGAHDAEPRAAGALLARQLAASQGGAVQFSSPAETVAMIGATLHG from the coding sequence ATGAACGAGACCGAATTCGCCGCGCTGCTGTGCAGCCGCCTGTGCCACGACCTGATGAGCCCGGTGGGGGCGCTCAACAATGGTGTCGAGCTGCTCGCCGACGAACATGACGCCGAAATGCGCGAACGCGTGATCGAATTGATCGGCGAAAGCGCGGCGGCGACCGCCAACAAGCTGAAATTCTTTCGCCTTGCTTTCGGCGCTGCCGGCGGGTTCGGCAGCGAGATCGACACCGGCGAGGCCAAGGCCGCGCTCGCCGGGCTGTTCGGCGCCGAAAAGCGCATCGAACTGGGGTGGATGGTCGAGGAACCGCGGCTACCCAAGGATGCGGTGAAGCTGCTGCTCAACCTCGCGATGATCGCCGGTGACGCGCTGGTCCGTGGCGGCAAACTCGACGTCGGCGCCGAGCGGCGCGGCGACGAGATCGAATTGGTCATCCGCGCCGAAGGCCCGCGGCTCATCATCGACCCCAACATTCGCGCCACGCTCGAGGGCGCGGGGGCGCATGACGCCGAACCGCGCGCGGCGGGCGCCTTGCTCGCGCGCCAGCTGGCGGCATCGCAGGGCGGGGCGGTGCAATTTTCCTCGCCGGCGGAGACCGTCGCGATGATCGGTGCGACGCTGCACGGCTGA
- a CDS encoding chemotaxis protein CheA, translating into MDDLIADFVAESREMLESLGGEIVAWEAEPHDRARLDSIFRFVHTVKGNCGFFDFPRLESLSHAAEDALADVRAGRRQADADLVSAVLRIIDRIGEMIEIIDRGEPLPEGDDSALIAALSAEAGAVVEVASEPVAEADDAAKTTTTIGASPNAAPRTIRLSVELLDRVMSGVSDMVLARNELARRLREAPEDVAVQGAFERLSGIIAEMRDSITRTRMQRIENLFVALPRMVRDLSNELGKQVMVDIDGGDVELDREMIEMIRDPLTHIIRNAIDHGIEAPAERLQSGKREIGMLSVSARQSGNQILIDIADDGKGVDAEKIVAKAIANGLVDKATAAEMSHAEKLALIFEAGLSTAKAVTSVSGRGVGMDVVRSNVERIGGIVEVDSTAGEGTRMTLRVPLTLTIIPALTVSIGAQSFAIPRSAIEEIVRANGSSVTLEKIGGAGVATIRGRRVPEVALADILGLDSDVADEDRTLVVLRPAGGDVYALAVDKIHDHEELVVKPAAPAVMATGLYAGTTLADDGSPILLFDTAGLAAVGGVKLEKQERAARVAEEKTAANDDLVELLLFRGLGGQRRVVRLGTVDRIEDVPVAKFTQAGGLLRVQLGEDILPATGFDDLADLQGRETVRLFRLSDGETEIGYAFDQVIDIKALDHDVIPAEGQGAVTGISLVGEEPAELVDAHWLFARHANENADRADGLICALPASDPWMRNMLRPIVEASGYRVVDADSDAARDAALVIRSVDDLEAFADSETAKLLKLRKSPEGDDDSIYRYDRAGLLMALRAVAGGQ; encoded by the coding sequence ATGGATGATCTGATTGCCGATTTTGTCGCGGAAAGCCGCGAAATGCTCGAATCGCTGGGTGGCGAGATCGTGGCTTGGGAAGCCGAGCCGCACGACCGCGCGCGGCTCGATAGCATCTTCCGCTTCGTCCACACGGTGAAGGGCAATTGCGGCTTCTTCGATTTCCCGCGCCTCGAGAGCCTGAGCCATGCGGCCGAGGATGCGCTCGCCGACGTGCGGGCCGGGCGTCGCCAGGCGGACGCCGACCTCGTGTCGGCGGTGCTGCGCATCATCGACCGCATCGGCGAAATGATCGAGATCATCGACCGCGGCGAACCGCTGCCCGAGGGTGACGACAGCGCGCTCATCGCCGCACTGTCGGCCGAAGCCGGCGCGGTCGTCGAGGTGGCGAGCGAACCCGTTGCCGAGGCCGACGATGCCGCGAAGACCACCACCACCATTGGCGCAAGTCCCAACGCCGCGCCGCGCACCATTCGCCTGTCGGTCGAACTGCTCGATCGCGTGATGAGCGGCGTGTCCGACATGGTGCTGGCGCGCAACGAACTCGCCCGCCGCCTGCGCGAGGCGCCCGAGGATGTCGCTGTCCAGGGGGCCTTCGAGCGCCTGTCGGGCATCATCGCGGAAATGCGCGACAGCATCACCCGCACTCGCATGCAGCGCATCGAGAACCTCTTCGTCGCGCTGCCACGCATGGTGCGCGATTTGTCCAACGAATTGGGCAAGCAGGTGATGGTCGACATCGACGGCGGCGACGTCGAATTGGATCGCGAGATGATCGAGATGATCCGCGATCCGCTGACGCACATCATCCGCAACGCCATCGACCATGGCATCGAAGCCCCCGCCGAACGCCTCCAGTCGGGCAAGCGCGAGATCGGCATGCTGTCGGTCTCGGCGCGCCAGTCGGGCAACCAGATCCTCATCGACATCGCCGATGACGGCAAGGGCGTCGACGCCGAGAAAATCGTCGCCAAGGCCATCGCCAACGGCCTCGTCGACAAGGCGACGGCCGCCGAGATGAGCCATGCCGAAAAGCTCGCGCTTATCTTCGAGGCCGGCCTGTCGACCGCCAAGGCCGTCACCTCGGTCTCGGGCCGCGGCGTCGGCATGGACGTGGTGCGCTCGAACGTCGAGCGTATCGGCGGCATCGTCGAGGTCGACAGCACTGCCGGCGAAGGCACCCGCATGACCCTGCGCGTGCCGCTCACCCTCACCATCATTCCCGCGCTCACCGTCTCGATCGGCGCTCAGAGCTTCGCCATCCCGCGCTCGGCGATCGAGGAAATCGTGCGCGCCAACGGCTCTAGCGTCACGCTCGAGAAGATCGGCGGGGCAGGGGTCGCCACCATTCGCGGCCGCCGTGTCCCCGAGGTCGCGCTGGCCGACATCCTCGGTCTCGACAGCGATGTCGCGGACGAGGATCGCACGCTGGTCGTGCTGCGCCCGGCCGGCGGCGACGTCTATGCGCTCGCGGTCGACAAGATCCACGATCATGAAGAGCTGGTGGTCAAGCCCGCCGCGCCCGCGGTGATGGCGACCGGCCTTTATGCCGGCACCACGCTGGCCGACGATGGCAGCCCCATCCTCCTGTTCGACACGGCGGGTCTCGCTGCCGTCGGCGGGGTCAAGCTCGAGAAGCAGGAACGCGCTGCTCGCGTGGCCGAGGAAAAGACCGCCGCCAACGACGATCTCGTCGAGCTGCTCCTGTTCCGCGGCCTCGGCGGCCAGCGCCGCGTCGTCCGCCTCGGCACCGTCGATCGTATCGAGGACGTGCCCGTGGCCAAGTTCACGCAGGCCGGCGGCCTTCTCCGTGTCCAGCTGGGCGAAGACATCCTGCCGGCCACCGGCTTCGATGATCTCGCCGACCTTCAGGGCCGCGAGACTGTTCGCCTGTTCCGCCTGTCGGACGGCGAGACCGAGATCGGCTATGCCTTCGACCAGGTCATCGACATCAAGGCGCTCGACCACGACGTCATCCCGGCCGAAGGGCAGGGCGCGGTCACCGGCATCAGCCTGGTGGGCGAGGAACCCGCCGAACTGGTCGACGCGCACTGGCTCTTCGCGCGCCATGCGAACGAAAATGCCGACCGGGCCGACGGGCTCATCTGCGCGCTCCCGGCGAGCGACCCGTGGATGCGCAATATGCTGCGCCCGATCGTCGAGGCGTCGGGCTATCGCGTCGTCGATGCCGACAGCGATGCGGCGCGCGATGCCGCGCTCGTCATCCGCTCGGTCGACGATCTCGAGGCCTTCGCCGACAGCGAAACCGCCAAATTGCTCAAGCTGCGCAAGTCGCCCGAGGGCGATGACGACAGCATCTATCGTTACGACCGTGCGGGCCTGCTCATGGCCCTGCGCGCGGTGGCCGGAGGACAATAG
- a CDS encoding dicarboxylate/amino acid:cation symporter, which yields MHAMDATLKTGRLALHWQMLIGFLLGLGAGLTVYLTAQDAGWVETVSDVTGFVGQIFLRLLFMLVIPLLFSALVVGIAEMGDARSLKRTGLRTLAFTVIVSGVAVLLALAIANIFQPGAGVDREIAEALLNDARDNAGAIISRNAETPSGLDALLAIIPSNVFAAMSANDILAVMFFALFFGIGLLFTDSKQANILQAGIEGVFHVTMKLIMWVIRLAPIAIACFMFNLASAFGWDILIRLGAYVLVVLLALSIHMFIVYPIVLKVWGGVSPIWFFRNVKEAMLIAFSTASSNATLPYALKVADENLKLPRAPARFVLTIGATANQNGTAIFEGITVLFLAQFFGVDLTLGQQVVVLLMCILGGIGTAGVPAGSLPVVALILAMVGVPPEGIGIVLGVDRLLDMCRTTLNVTGDLAAATVVSKGHDEDNELSDLQTSA from the coding sequence ATGCACGCGATGGACGCGACCTTGAAGACCGGGCGGCTCGCCCTTCACTGGCAGATGCTCATCGGCTTCCTGCTCGGCCTCGGCGCCGGGCTGACCGTCTATCTGACCGCGCAGGACGCGGGTTGGGTCGAGACCGTGAGCGACGTCACCGGTTTCGTCGGCCAGATATTCCTCAGACTCCTGTTCATGCTGGTCATCCCGCTGCTCTTTTCGGCGCTCGTCGTCGGCATCGCCGAAATGGGCGATGCGCGCAGCTTGAAGCGCACCGGCCTGCGCACGCTCGCCTTCACCGTCATCGTCTCGGGCGTCGCGGTGTTGCTCGCGCTCGCCATCGCCAACATCTTCCAGCCGGGCGCAGGCGTCGACCGCGAGATCGCCGAGGCGCTCTTGAACGATGCGCGCGACAATGCGGGCGCGATCATCAGCCGCAATGCCGAGACGCCGAGCGGGCTCGACGCGCTGCTCGCGATCATCCCCTCCAACGTCTTCGCCGCGATGAGCGCAAACGACATTCTCGCGGTGATGTTCTTCGCGCTCTTCTTCGGCATCGGCCTCCTGTTCACCGACAGTAAGCAGGCCAACATCCTTCAGGCCGGCATCGAGGGCGTGTTCCACGTCACCATGAAGCTCATCATGTGGGTGATCCGCCTCGCGCCCATCGCCATCGCCTGCTTCATGTTCAACCTCGCCAGCGCCTTCGGGTGGGACATCCTGATCCGCCTCGGCGCCTATGTGCTGGTCGTGCTGCTCGCGCTCTCGATCCACATGTTCATCGTCTATCCCATCGTGCTCAAGGTGTGGGGCGGGGTCAGCCCGATCTGGTTCTTCCGCAACGTCAAGGAAGCGATGCTGATCGCCTTCTCGACTGCCAGCTCCAATGCCACGCTGCCCTATGCCCTCAAGGTCGCCGATGAGAATTTGAAGCTCCCGCGCGCGCCCGCGCGCTTCGTCCTGACCATCGGTGCGACCGCCAACCAGAACGGCACCGCGATCTTCGAGGGCATCACCGTGCTCTTCCTCGCGCAATTCTTCGGCGTCGACCTGACGCTCGGCCAGCAGGTCGTCGTGCTGCTCATGTGTATCCTCGGCGGCATCGGCACGGCGGGCGTCCCCGCAGGCTCGCTGCCCGTGGTCGCGCTCATCCTCGCGATGGTCGGCGTGCCGCCCGAGGGCATCGGCATCGTGCTCGGCGTCGACCGCCTGCTCGACATGTGCCGCACGACCTTGAACGTGACCGGCGATCTTGCCGCCGCGACCGTGGTGTCCAAGGGGCATGACGAGGACAATGAATTGTCCGACCTCCAGACCAGCGCATGA